From the genome of Isachenkonia alkalipeptolytica, one region includes:
- a CDS encoding DNA polymerase IV, with protein MTNIDENKELPIILHVDLDAFYASVEERDNPSLKGKPLIVGGRSHKGVVTTANYEARKYGVHSAMPMFMARQKCPRGIYVPGRMERYQEVSRQVFRILHRFSDVLEKVSIDEAYLDITHLGAKPHRLVKNLKEKVYTETGLTLSVGISYNKFLAKLASDWHKPAGVKEITPDMVPGILVPLPIKKVHGLGPKSCALLNNLGLSTIGDLLELSEEFLVDLLGKSGREIYQRIRGIDHRPVNTRRERKSLGIERTFSKGTRNREVLEDYLKNFSQELSRDLQDKKLHARTITLKIKDENFKVQSRGKTLFQHTNKAEEIYEVANGLFQELPLDKPLRLMGLTASNLLSEDLQQLSFFDL; from the coding sequence ATGACAAACATTGATGAAAACAAAGAGCTCCCCATCATTTTGCATGTGGATTTAGACGCTTTTTATGCTTCCGTGGAAGAGCGGGATAACCCCTCTTTAAAAGGTAAACCCCTCATCGTCGGCGGTCGCAGCCATAAAGGGGTGGTAACCACGGCAAACTACGAAGCCCGAAAATACGGGGTCCATTCGGCGATGCCCATGTTTATGGCAAGGCAAAAATGTCCCCGGGGGATTTATGTTCCCGGACGGATGGAGCGCTACCAGGAGGTTTCCCGGCAAGTCTTTCGAATCCTTCACCGCTTCAGCGACGTCCTAGAAAAGGTCTCCATTGATGAGGCCTATTTAGATATTACCCATTTAGGGGCCAAACCCCACAGGCTGGTTAAGAATCTGAAGGAAAAAGTCTATACTGAAACGGGGCTGACCCTTTCTGTGGGGATCTCCTATAATAAATTCCTGGCAAAACTGGCTTCCGACTGGCATAAACCCGCGGGGGTCAAGGAAATAACCCCGGATATGGTTCCCGGTATTTTGGTCCCCCTGCCCATAAAGAAGGTACACGGCCTTGGTCCGAAGTCCTGTGCTTTGCTGAATAATTTGGGACTATCCACCATTGGTGACCTTCTGGAGCTTTCCGAGGAGTTTCTTGTGGATCTCCTGGGCAAATCCGGCCGGGAAATCTACCAACGGATTCGGGGCATTGACCATCGTCCGGTGAATACCCGCCGGGAGAGGAAATCCTTAGGGATTGAGCGTACCTTTTCCAAGGGGACCCGAAACCGTGAGGTGCTGGAAGATTATTTGAAGAACTTCTCCCAGGAACTGTCCCGGGATTTACAAGACAAAAAACTCCATGCCCGAACCATTACCCTGAAGATCAAGGATGAAAACTTCAAAGTACAAAGTCGGGGCAAGACGCTTTTTCAGCATACCAACAAAGCCGAGGAAATCTATGAAGTAGCCAACGGTTTATTTCAGGAGCTGCCTTTAGACAAGCCCCTTCGTTTGATGGGGCTGACGGCCTCAAATCTCCTTTCCGAGGATCTGCAGCAGCTGTCGTTCTTTGATTTATAA
- a CDS encoding DUF3159 domain-containing protein, whose amino-acid sequence MNKEEILEELRSTLSGKTFDALLPPIIFALINAFFDLTLATGAAFVIAAFLGFFRFFKKQNWFYALGGFLAVSLAASFAYFTGSAANYFVGSLVSSAFLFLVAFVSLVTGKPLAAWLSHLTRGWPLDWFLRKDVKPAYREVTIVWTVLLFFRFFIRLIFFQRGSATELAFVNTLSGWPMIVPVLVLSYIYGIWRLKKLKGPGVEEYQRGDQPPWKGQTRGF is encoded by the coding sequence ATGAATAAAGAAGAAATTTTAGAAGAGCTTCGCTCTACACTATCGGGGAAAACCTTTGATGCGCTGCTGCCGCCAATTATCTTTGCCTTGATCAATGCTTTTTTTGATTTGACCCTGGCTACGGGAGCAGCCTTTGTTATTGCCGCTTTTCTTGGGTTTTTCCGTTTTTTTAAAAAGCAGAATTGGTTTTATGCCTTAGGCGGGTTTCTTGCAGTTTCTCTTGCAGCAAGTTTTGCCTATTTTACCGGCAGTGCCGCCAATTATTTTGTCGGCTCTTTAGTCAGCAGCGCTTTTTTGTTTCTTGTTGCGTTTGTCAGCCTGGTGACCGGGAAACCCCTAGCGGCATGGCTTTCCCATCTGACCCGGGGCTGGCCCCTGGACTGGTTTTTACGAAAAGACGTGAAACCTGCATACCGGGAAGTCACCATAGTCTGGACGGTATTACTGTTTTTCCGTTTTTTTATCCGGCTGATTTTTTTCCAGCGGGGCAGCGCTACGGAGCTGGCCTTCGTTAATACGCTATCGGGCTGGCCGATGATTGTTCCGGTTTTGGTCCTTAGTTATATTTACGGTATTTGGCGACTGAAAAAGCTGAAGGGACCGGGGGTGGAAGAGTATCAGCGGGGAGATCAGCCCCCTTGGAAAGGACAAACCCGAGGATTTTAA
- a CDS encoding SGNH/GDSL hydrolase family protein, with protein MYKKWMVFILVVIMILALPINALAARPNAEARTYLNLGDSIARGTGVDPMDAYFSGYSEYLSGFGFEGGNMAFDGVTSSWILNELLYTDWMQEAVEEADVITISIGGNNILQPVIGAMMKAYNAQSISELEEKIVNGGPDIWDIIIQQLLADDELRAALWLGVEDFQSHWPQIINAIHYLNEEANIIILSIYNPVCKMESPELYQLMEELIRPMNQTMRENQGRRVSVANVYNAFRRNEDAVNFSIAWPINLDPHPTNIGHQLIVEELMRVRNPRVFAK; from the coding sequence ATGTATAAAAAATGGATGGTGTTCATTCTCGTAGTAATAATGATTTTAGCACTGCCGATTAATGCTTTAGCGGCGAGACCGAACGCGGAGGCTAGGACATATTTGAATTTGGGAGATTCCATAGCGAGGGGCACTGGAGTCGATCCTATGGATGCCTATTTTAGTGGCTATTCTGAGTATCTCAGCGGGTTTGGATTTGAAGGTGGAAACATGGCTTTCGATGGGGTCACAAGCAGTTGGATTCTCAATGAACTATTATATACGGACTGGATGCAGGAAGCTGTAGAGGAGGCGGATGTCATCACCATAAGCATCGGAGGCAACAATATCCTTCAGCCGGTGATTGGAGCAATGATGAAGGCTTACAACGCACAAAGTATTAGTGAATTGGAGGAGAAAATTGTCAATGGAGGCCCAGATATATGGGATATCATTATTCAACAGCTCCTTGCAGACGATGAGCTTCGAGCTGCATTGTGGCTGGGCGTAGAAGATTTTCAAAGCCACTGGCCTCAAATTATTAATGCAATACATTATTTGAATGAAGAGGCCAATATCATCATCCTGAGCATCTACAATCCGGTCTGTAAGATGGAATCCCCGGAGTTGTATCAGTTAATGGAAGAGTTGATTCGGCCAATGAATCAGACCATGAGAGAAAATCAAGGAAGACGGGTCAGTGTAGCCAACGTATATAATGCTTTTCGACGTAATGAAGATGCGGTTAATTTTTCCATAGCGTGGCCTATAAACTTGGATCCACATCCTACAAACATTGGACATCAACTGATTGTGGAAGAGTTGATGAGGGTGAGAAATCCCAGGGTTTTTGCTAAATGA
- a CDS encoding glutaredoxin family protein has protein sequence MKGKEFLSKSGYHYEIKDVNEDPEANREFQQLGLQGVPAFKIGEEIVVGLDIQKIQSLLDYTVTPCESCNKRMRVPKGKGKLKVTCPNCGHKTIKKT, from the coding sequence ATAAAAGGGAAAGAGTTTCTTTCCAAGTCCGGTTACCATTATGAAATTAAGGATGTCAATGAAGACCCGGAGGCCAACCGGGAATTTCAGCAGCTAGGCCTTCAAGGGGTCCCGGCCTTTAAAATTGGTGAAGAAATTGTTGTAGGACTGGACATTCAAAAGATCCAAAGCCTTCTGGACTACACTGTAACTCCCTGTGAATCCTGTAATAAACGAATGCGGGTACCAAAGGGAAAAGGAAAGCTCAAGGTCACCTGTCCCAACTGCGGGCATAAAACCATAAAGAAGACGTAA